In Thermodesulfobacteriota bacterium, one DNA window encodes the following:
- a CDS encoding XrtA system polysaccharide deacetylase, whose translation MRERAAQPPSPAAQPTSIVNALTIDVEDYFHVSAFESVCDPCTWGGRECRVESNTDRLLEILAGVDTRATFFVLGWVAERFPGLAGKIAAAGHEVACHGYAHRRVSTQTREEFREDVRRSKSLLEEQAGGPVLGYRAPSYSIGPTCLWAFDELAEAGFAYDSSVFPVRHDLYGLSDWPRFPFWMERIAGEDGLGNWVPAEDRGQRSATGNPPGAETRHPAPGPEHLLEVPITTLNLLGRNVPVAGGGYFRLFPYGLTRWGLGRINREERRPFVFYLHPWELDPGQPRMEGAGIKSRFRHYVNLHRTESRFRRLLGDFCFAPLREVLAGAISPDSRPGHGGLS comes from the coding sequence GTGAGGGAACGCGCCGCCCAGCCGCCCAGCCCAGCCGCCCAGCCCACGTCGATCGTCAACGCCTTGACGATCGACGTGGAGGACTACTTCCACGTCTCGGCTTTCGAGTCCGTGTGCGATCCGTGCACGTGGGGGGGGCGAGAGTGCCGGGTGGAGTCGAATACCGATCGGCTCCTGGAGATCCTTGCCGGCGTGGACACCCGGGCCACGTTCTTCGTCCTGGGTTGGGTCGCCGAGCGGTTTCCGGGCCTGGCCGGCAAGATTGCCGCCGCGGGCCACGAGGTGGCCTGCCACGGCTACGCGCACCGCAGGGTGAGCACCCAGACCCGAGAGGAGTTCCGGGAGGACGTGCGGCGGAGCAAGTCCTTGCTGGAGGAGCAGGCGGGCGGTCCGGTCCTCGGGTACCGGGCGCCGAGCTACTCCATCGGCCCCACGTGCCTGTGGGCCTTTGACGAGCTCGCCGAGGCCGGGTTCGCCTACGACTCCAGCGTCTTTCCCGTGCGCCACGATCTCTACGGCCTCTCCGACTGGCCCCGCTTCCCCTTCTGGATGGAACGGATCGCGGGCGAAGACGGCCTGGGCAACTGGGTGCCGGCAGAGGACAGGGGGCAGCGGTCGGCCACCGGCAATCCGCCGGGCGCCGAAACCCGGCACCCGGCACCCGGCCCGGAACATCTCCTGGAGGTCCCGATCACTACACTGAACCTGCTCGGCCGCAACGTCCCGGTTGCCGGGGGCGGGTACTTTCGCCTCTTCCCTTACGGGCTCACCCGCTGGGGGCTGGGGCGGATCAACCGGGAGGAGAGGAGGCCCTTCGTGTTCTACCTTCACCCCTGGGAGCTCGACCCGGGCCAACCGCGCATGGAGGGGGCGGGTATCAAGAGCCGGTTCCGGCACTACGTGAACCTGCACAGGACCGAGAGCCGCTTTCGCCGCCTGCTGGGCGATTTTTGCTTTGCGCCGCTGCGGGAGGTGCTCGCAGGAGCCATTTCTCCCGATTCCCGCCCAGGGCACGGAGGTCTTTCGTGA